The proteins below come from a single Tiliqua scincoides isolate rTilSci1 chromosome 16, rTilSci1.hap2, whole genome shotgun sequence genomic window:
- the LRRC26 gene encoding leucine-rich repeat-containing protein 26 has product MILFAVLLLLPPPPSSSCPDVCSCSSGEVDCMEHQLRFVPDSLPVNATAILLDYNHIAALRNRNFVAQKALRRLSLRGNVLVSVHHRALVGLSSLQELDLSRNYLSTLKLETFFPVPSLTTLHLEHNKLLSLDPELLEALPHLQALFVHGNALVTLSSGLLENLPSLNHLKLDDNPWMCSCDIEPLFQWLRNNTDKVPEVMSISCRLPAHLANYPIVLIGNESFTQCQEPWLHLQDYAFFLLVGPSTFFASLCICILVGSLAVAHSKMTAVSYTRLGSLARRAERKRR; this is encoded by the exons ATGATCCTCTTCGCTGTCCTTCTTCTCCTGCCgccacctccctcctccagctGCCCAGATGTTTGCAGCTGTTCCTCAGGAGAGGTGGACTGTATGGAGCACCAGCTACGTTTTGTGCCCGACAGCCTGCCTGTCAATGCCACTGCCATCCTGCTGGACTACAACCACATCGCGGCCCTCCGGAACCGCAACTTTGTGGCCCAGAAGGCACTGCGCCGCCTTAGCCTCCGTGGCAATGTTCTGGTGAGTGTCCATCACCGGGCACTGGTGGGCCTGAGCTCGCTTCAGGAGCTGGACCTGAGCAGGAACTACCTGAGCACCCTGAAGCTGGAAACCTTCTTCCCAGTTCCAAGTCTGACGACGCTCCATCTTGAGCACAACAAGCTTCTGAGTCTGGATCCAGAGCTActggaggccctgcctcacctccaGGCCCTCTTTGTACATGGCAAtgctctggtcaccctgtcctctGGCCTCTTAGAGAACCTGCCCTCCCTGAACCACCTCAAGCTGGATGACAACCCTTGGATGTGCTCCTGTGACATCGAACCTCTGTTCCAGTGGCTCAGGAACAACACAGACAAAGTCCCAG AGGTGATGTCCATCTCTTGCAGACTCCCGGCTCATCTCGCCAACTACCCCATTGTGCTCATCGGAAATGAGTCCTTCACTCAGTGCCAGGAGccgtggctgcatctgcaggaCTATGCCTTTTTCCTGCTGGTTGGCCCCTCCACCTTCTTCGCCAGTCTCTGCATCTGCATCCTGGTTGGCTCTTTGGCTGTGGCCCACAGCAAGATGACAGCGGTGTCCTATACTCGCCTGGGGTCCCTAGCAAGGCGGGCCGAGCGCAAGCGGCGCTAG